Proteins encoded within one genomic window of Haematobia irritans isolate KBUSLIRL chromosome 5, ASM5000362v1, whole genome shotgun sequence:
- the LOC142240455 gene encoding cuticular protein 47Eg-like codes for MKFFIALACILAIVAANEDANIIRSDSEVNIDNFKYALELDNSVNTQQEGHLNGEEWVVKGSYAFTSPEGEQVSVQYTADENGYHVDSAQPLLPTPPPIPDYILKAIEYIKAHPSPDA; via the exons ATGAAATTCTTC ATTGCCCTTGCCTGCATTTTGGCTATTGTCGCTGCCAACGAGGATGCCAATATTATTCGTTCCGATTCTGAAGTTAATATTGATAACTTCAAATATGCCTTGGAATTGGATAACTCTGTCAATACCCAACAAGAGGGTCACTTGAATGGTGAAGAATGGGTTGTCAAGGGTAGCTATGCATTCACTTCTCCCGAAGGTGAACAAGTTTCTGTTCAATATACTGCCGATGAAAATGGTTATCATGTTGATTCTGCCCAACCTTTGTTGCCTACTCCTCCACCAATTCCAGACTATATCCTTAAGGCCATCGAATACATTAAGGCCCATCCCAGCCCCGATGcttaa
- the LOC142241103 gene encoding cuticular protein 47Eg-like — translation MKFLIVFACLLAVAFANENAGVLRNEAEVNPEDFKYASELDNSVKVQQEGHLEGETWKVEGTYEFTSPEGEQVSVQYTADENGYHVISAQPLLPTPPPIPEYILKSIEYINAHPHE, via the exons ATGAAATTCTTG ATTGTTTTCGCTTGCCTTTTGGCCGTTGCTTTTGCCAACGAAAATGCCGGTGTCCTACGCAATGAAGCTGAGGTTAATCCTGAAGATTTCAAATATGCCTCGGAATTGGATAACAGTGTAAAGGTTCAACAAGAAGGTCATTTGGAAGGTGAAACCTGGAAGGTTGAAGGAACATACGAATTCACTTCTCCCGAAGGTGAACAAGTCTCTGTGCAATATACTGCCGATGAAAACGGTTATCATGTTATTTCTGCCCAACCCTTGTTGCCTACTCCACCACCAATCCCAGAATATATCCTCAAGTCCATTGAATACATCAATGCCCACCCACATGAGTAG